One stretch of Thermoplasmata archaeon DNA includes these proteins:
- the argS gene encoding arginine--tRNA ligase: MSVPRRDDIATKDAILTSGASYGATIGEMAERLIANAGHEVTFRGLCKTSGLKEARAVMNYVDPPASLAFVFEEFSMMLRGRAIAPQRARFPTALRWKRVKTPKAARVLMTIRPLEDFRKQALPALAKGLRSLGVKDVGAALDKLGLAPEGHGDFAFPAYVIAKELRTPPEELASELVELVQLGGAFERVEAEGPYLNIHIQQEALTEAVLSAALEEKALYGTESENGKRVILEHTSANPNGPFHVGRARNPIIGDTLARILRACGYDVETQYYVNDMGKQVATLVWGLENIRPEELPPVEREKPDHELVRYYQRASALMESDPRVEAEIGRLLHEYESGNEAVGERFRRACQRVLEGMQASLSRVNVVVDHFVWESQFVEDGTAQEVVEGLRRAPNAGEEDGALYLELSGYGSKGRDTRFFFTRSDGTTLYTTRDVAYHLYKLSHCDLAINVLGEDHKLEAKQLAIALQLLGLKKLPETVFYSFVSLPEGKMSTRRGRVVYLDDLIDEAVERAFEEVRKRRTDLPEERMREIAEFVGIGALRFNIIRIQPEKQIVFRWEEALNFEGNSAPFVQYAHARCCSILAKSDGYREWSAGVLTAPEEVALVRTLARFPEVVLEAGAQRRPHLLAAYAHECASGLNQFYKSCPVLRAETELLRNTRLALVDATRWVLRNSLGMLGIVAPEEM, encoded by the coding sequence GTGAGCGTCCCGAGGAGGGACGACATAGCAACCAAGGACGCCATTCTGACATCCGGAGCGTCCTACGGCGCGACCATCGGGGAAATGGCGGAGCGCCTCATCGCCAACGCGGGTCACGAGGTCACGTTCCGAGGCCTGTGCAAGACCTCCGGTCTCAAGGAAGCTCGCGCGGTGATGAACTATGTGGACCCCCCCGCGTCCCTCGCCTTCGTTTTCGAGGAATTCTCCATGATGCTGAGGGGGCGCGCTATCGCCCCCCAGAGAGCCCGGTTTCCCACCGCTCTGCGTTGGAAAAGAGTTAAAACCCCGAAAGCTGCTCGCGTTCTGATGACGATTCGCCCGCTGGAGGACTTCAGAAAGCAGGCGCTCCCCGCCCTCGCCAAGGGTCTTCGCTCCCTCGGGGTGAAGGACGTCGGAGCGGCCCTCGACAAGCTCGGCCTCGCACCCGAGGGCCACGGCGACTTCGCCTTTCCTGCTTATGTGATTGCGAAGGAGCTCCGCACCCCGCCGGAGGAGCTCGCCTCGGAGCTCGTGGAGCTCGTCCAGCTCGGCGGAGCCTTCGAGAGGGTTGAGGCCGAGGGACCCTATCTGAACATCCACATCCAGCAGGAGGCGCTTACGGAGGCCGTGCTCTCGGCCGCTCTCGAGGAGAAGGCGCTCTACGGGACCGAGAGCGAAAACGGGAAGAGAGTGATTCTGGAGCACACGAGCGCGAACCCGAACGGCCCGTTCCATGTTGGCAGGGCCAGAAACCCGATAATCGGGGATACCCTGGCCAGAATTCTAAGGGCCTGCGGATATGACGTCGAGACGCAGTACTACGTCAACGACATGGGCAAGCAGGTGGCGACGCTGGTGTGGGGTCTGGAGAATATAAGGCCCGAAGAGCTCCCACCTGTCGAGAGGGAGAAGCCCGACCACGAGCTGGTGCGGTACTACCAGAGAGCCAGCGCTCTGATGGAGAGCGACCCGCGGGTGGAGGCGGAAATCGGACGGCTCCTGCACGAGTACGAGAGCGGCAACGAGGCGGTGGGGGAGAGGTTCAGGAGAGCGTGTCAGCGGGTGCTCGAGGGGATGCAGGCCTCACTCTCAAGGGTCAATGTCGTGGTGGACCACTTCGTTTGGGAGTCCCAGTTCGTGGAGGACGGGACCGCGCAGGAGGTCGTCGAGGGTCTGAGGAGGGCGCCGAACGCGGGCGAGGAGGATGGGGCGTTATACCTCGAGCTCTCGGGCTACGGCAGCAAGGGTAGGGACACTCGCTTCTTTTTCACAAGAAGCGACGGGACTACCCTCTACACCACCCGGGACGTCGCTTACCATCTTTACAAGCTCTCCCACTGCGACCTGGCGATAAATGTGCTCGGCGAGGACCACAAGCTGGAGGCGAAACAGCTCGCGATAGCCCTCCAGCTCCTCGGCCTGAAAAAGCTCCCCGAAACGGTCTTCTACTCCTTCGTTAGCCTGCCCGAGGGGAAAATGTCGACGCGGAGGGGCCGCGTGGTCTACCTCGATGACCTTATAGACGAGGCGGTCGAGAGGGCCTTCGAGGAGGTCAGGAAGCGCCGGACAGACCTCCCGGAGGAGAGGATGAGGGAGATCGCTGAGTTCGTTGGCATTGGCGCCCTCAGGTTCAACATCATCCGAATTCAGCCCGAGAAGCAGATAGTCTTCAGGTGGGAGGAGGCCCTCAATTTCGAGGGAAACAGCGCCCCCTTCGTCCAGTATGCCCACGCCCGCTGCTGCTCGATACTGGCCAAGTCCGATGGGTACCGGGAGTGGAGCGCGGGGGTGCTCACCGCACCGGAGGAGGTTGCGCTGGTAAGGACCCTGGCGCGGTTCCCCGAGGTTGTGCTGGAGGCGGGGGCGCAGAGGAGGCCCCACCTCCTGGCCGCTTATGCGCACGAGTGCGCCTCGGGCCTAAACCAGTTCTACAAATCCTGCCCCGTGCTGCGGGCGGAGACGGAGCTCCTGAGGAACACGAGGCTCGCGCTCGTGGACGCGACGAGGTGGGTTCTAAGGAACAGTCTGGGCATGCTCGGCATCGTTGCTCCGGAGGAGATGTGA
- the ileS gene encoding isoleucine--tRNA ligase: MRALVRTAERDYRPPELERAVRAMWEAEGTYRAVRARGERGERFFFNDGPPYTTGSIHLGTAWNKTLKDLVVRYLRMNGYNVRDQPGFDMHGLPIEVKVERALGIRNKREIEELGIDAFVSKCRQFALENLAKMTEQFRALGVWLDWERPYMTITNDYIEAAWWTLSRAEERGLLTRLERVVTWCPRCQTALAEAEVEYWDEEDPSIYVKFRAAKADEFFLIWTTTPWTLPADLAVTLHPDLTYVRARAVRGAEAETLIFVRDRIEDIKTVGGYDSIEVLEELRGSELEGRKYVHPLVEEVPWQRERTEYWAHRILVDPDMVTAENTGCVHTAPGHGPADFEVGKRYELPPFCPVDGSGRFTAEAGKYAGMELRAANGVILEDLRRKGLLLHSGTISHRYGHCWRCETPIIYIATPQWFLRVTELRERMLSEVARVRWYPAWAGSSRQRDWVEGARDWCISRQRYWGIPLPIWECSCGRRRVVGRVRELAEGKGYVEGMDLHRPWIDRVVFKCPSCGGEMRRVPDVMDVWLDSGVCSWAQLGYPGREEEFRNWWPPRWITEAHDQTRGWFYSQLGAGVIAFDRAPYDSVLMHGWSLDPQGRPMSKSLGNVVEPHEVTEKYGADALRLYFVSANAPWEDMPFSMENVRSAYKTLNILWNSHVFATTYMALDHFVPPESLFEELKRSGRPEDLWLISRTQTLIERVTTAMESYMLHQASRAIEEFILEDLSRWYIKLVRDRVWVEGESQDKSAVYCALYEALMTVAKLLAPVAPHITERIYRDLGGRHQSVHMEDWPSTMAVLKDPELERDMAIAREVVEAALQARNKAGVKLRWPLPRIVISSRSQSLLNAVRRLAEIIREQTNCRELEVVEGEWSRRVPVPKPEMRALGPAFGRRANDVARAVREVWSTEIAAELLAGRSARIPTPEGTVEVTPAMVGISFELPEGCVEAQVGDGVVYLDTRVTDELRAEGLARDIVRRIQEMRKAGGLRVEDRIEARATLSQASVEMVSRHREFIMRETRAVELELRPAPEGAGATGAAWGGEAIAREWELEGERVVLEIRKLP, from the coding sequence GTGCGGGCTTTGGTAAGGACGGCGGAGAGGGATTACAGACCGCCCGAGCTCGAGAGGGCCGTCAGAGCGATGTGGGAGGCTGAGGGGACCTACAGGGCGGTTCGCGCCCGCGGCGAGAGAGGGGAGAGGTTCTTCTTCAACGACGGTCCGCCCTACACCACAGGCTCGATTCACCTAGGCACCGCCTGGAACAAGACCTTGAAGGATCTAGTGGTACGCTACCTGCGCATGAATGGCTACAACGTCCGCGATCAGCCAGGCTTCGACATGCACGGCCTCCCCATCGAGGTGAAGGTCGAGAGGGCCCTCGGAATTAGAAACAAGAGGGAAATCGAGGAACTCGGAATCGATGCCTTCGTCAGCAAGTGCAGGCAGTTCGCCCTCGAGAATCTAGCGAAAATGACGGAACAGTTCAGGGCTCTAGGCGTCTGGCTCGACTGGGAGAGGCCCTATATGACGATTACAAATGATTACATCGAGGCCGCCTGGTGGACCCTGAGCCGGGCGGAGGAGAGGGGTCTCCTTACTAGACTTGAGCGGGTGGTCACGTGGTGCCCCCGCTGCCAGACCGCCCTTGCCGAGGCCGAGGTCGAGTACTGGGACGAGGAGGACCCCTCGATTTACGTTAAGTTCAGGGCCGCCAAAGCGGACGAGTTCTTCCTGATATGGACCACGACGCCCTGGACCCTCCCCGCGGACCTCGCGGTCACCCTCCACCCAGACCTGACCTACGTGCGCGCAAGGGCGGTGAGGGGGGCGGAGGCGGAGACGCTGATATTCGTCAGGGACCGCATCGAGGACATAAAGACTGTTGGCGGCTACGATTCAATCGAGGTGCTGGAGGAGTTGCGCGGCTCGGAGCTGGAGGGCAGAAAATACGTCCATCCCCTCGTCGAGGAGGTTCCTTGGCAGAGGGAAAGGACCGAGTACTGGGCCCACAGAATTCTCGTTGACCCGGACATGGTCACGGCGGAGAATACGGGCTGCGTCCACACCGCGCCCGGCCACGGGCCCGCAGACTTCGAGGTGGGGAAGAGGTACGAGCTCCCGCCCTTCTGCCCCGTGGACGGCAGCGGCCGCTTCACGGCCGAGGCTGGGAAATACGCAGGTATGGAGCTGAGGGCCGCGAATGGAGTGATTCTCGAGGACCTCAGAAGGAAGGGTCTGCTGCTCCACTCAGGCACGATATCGCACCGCTACGGGCACTGCTGGCGCTGCGAGACACCGATAATATACATCGCAACCCCCCAGTGGTTCCTGAGAGTCACCGAGCTCAGGGAGCGAATGCTATCCGAGGTCGCTCGCGTTAGGTGGTATCCAGCATGGGCTGGCTCATCACGCCAGCGGGACTGGGTCGAGGGCGCCAGGGACTGGTGCATATCGAGGCAGAGGTACTGGGGCATCCCGCTACCTATTTGGGAGTGCAGCTGCGGGAGGAGAAGGGTCGTCGGCAGGGTCCGTGAGCTCGCTGAGGGAAAGGGCTACGTGGAGGGCATGGACCTCCACAGGCCCTGGATAGACAGGGTAGTTTTCAAATGCCCATCCTGCGGCGGCGAGATGAGGAGGGTGCCGGACGTGATGGACGTCTGGCTCGACTCCGGCGTCTGCTCATGGGCTCAGCTCGGCTACCCCGGACGCGAGGAAGAGTTCAGGAATTGGTGGCCCCCGAGATGGATAACCGAGGCCCACGATCAGACGAGGGGCTGGTTCTACTCGCAGCTCGGCGCAGGCGTTATCGCGTTCGACAGGGCGCCCTACGACTCGGTTCTCATGCACGGCTGGTCTCTGGACCCCCAGGGGAGGCCGATGTCGAAGAGCCTCGGAAATGTCGTCGAGCCGCACGAGGTCACGGAGAAATATGGCGCGGACGCTCTGAGGCTGTATTTCGTCAGCGCCAACGCCCCCTGGGAGGACATGCCCTTCTCAATGGAGAATGTGCGCAGCGCCTACAAGACCCTCAATATCCTCTGGAACTCCCACGTCTTCGCCACGACCTATATGGCGCTGGACCACTTCGTCCCACCGGAGAGCCTCTTTGAGGAGCTGAAGAGGTCCGGGCGACCCGAGGACCTCTGGCTGATCTCGAGAACTCAGACGCTGATAGAGAGAGTGACCACGGCGATGGAGAGCTACATGCTCCACCAAGCCTCCCGCGCCATTGAGGAGTTCATATTGGAGGACCTCTCGAGGTGGTACATCAAGCTCGTCCGCGACCGCGTCTGGGTGGAGGGCGAGAGCCAAGACAAATCCGCCGTCTACTGCGCCCTGTACGAAGCCCTGATGACAGTGGCGAAGCTCCTTGCCCCCGTCGCCCCGCACATCACGGAGAGAATCTATCGGGACCTAGGGGGCCGGCATCAGAGCGTGCATATGGAGGACTGGCCATCTACAATGGCCGTCCTCAAGGACCCGGAGCTCGAGCGGGACATGGCCATCGCTAGGGAGGTCGTAGAGGCCGCGCTGCAGGCCCGAAACAAAGCCGGCGTGAAGCTCAGGTGGCCCCTTCCCAGAATCGTCATATCCAGCCGCTCCCAGAGCTTGCTGAATGCGGTCAGAAGACTCGCCGAAATCATCAGGGAGCAGACCAATTGCCGGGAGCTGGAGGTGGTCGAGGGCGAGTGGAGCAGGAGGGTTCCTGTTCCCAAGCCGGAGATGAGGGCGCTCGGCCCCGCATTCGGTAGAAGGGCCAACGATGTTGCGAGGGCCGTCAGAGAAGTCTGGAGTACGGAAATCGCCGCAGAACTCCTCGCGGGGAGGAGCGCACGAATTCCGACCCCAGAGGGCACGGTCGAGGTCACGCCGGCGATGGTCGGAATCTCGTTCGAGCTCCCGGAGGGGTGCGTGGAGGCCCAAGTTGGGGACGGCGTTGTCTACCTTGACACGAGAGTCACGGACGAGCTCAGAGCCGAGGGCTTAGCGAGGGACATCGTCCGCCGAATTCAGGAGATGAGGAAGGCCGGGGGACTCAGGGTCGAGGACAGAATCGAGGCCAGAGCCACGCTGAGCCAGGCATCGGTCGAGATGGTCTCCAGGCATAGAGAGTTCATTATGAGGGAGACGAGGGCCGTGGAGCTGGAGCTCCGCCCCGCCCCCGAAGGGGCCGGCGCCACGGGGGCCGCTTGGGGCGGGGAAGCCATTGCGCGAGAATGGGAGCTCGAGGGCGAGAGGGTGGTTCTGGAGATAAGAAAGCTCCCATGA
- a CDS encoding metallophosphoesterase has protein sequence MRVRPVHGERALELEYGGSRHVVIADLHIGIEDELASKGVRIPDQTGRALERALALVERLGPASVILLGDVRHRIPLARNREARRVRHFLECLARRVPVTLVLGNHDAGLRSIAPPEVEFARALMLGSSDSRMGAPAASSGRVRRERAASPGLRPVPAPRVALAGGRTASSIIDLGSRPRYRQGKTTQTLVGLFHGHARPPPEFGACGTFVVAHTHPSLLLTDESGRTVTEPCWLRAPPTPEGRKRYPMLSKVIVMPAFSDLRSGVAVNAPGARLLGPLFRAALVDVARARANLIDGTYLGTVADLLERSGAAAVEGTGVAD, from the coding sequence ATGAGGGTCCGCCCAGTCCATGGCGAGAGGGCGCTAGAGCTCGAGTACGGCGGCTCGAGGCACGTTGTCATCGCGGACCTACACATCGGCATAGAGGACGAGCTCGCCTCAAAGGGCGTCCGCATCCCTGACCAGACGGGCAGGGCACTCGAGAGAGCCCTGGCTCTCGTCGAGAGACTGGGGCCGGCCTCCGTCATCCTTCTGGGCGACGTGAGACACCGAATTCCCCTCGCGAGGAATCGCGAGGCCCGGAGGGTCAGGCATTTTCTTGAGTGCCTCGCTCGCAGGGTCCCAGTAACTCTCGTCCTTGGGAACCACGACGCCGGGCTGCGCTCGATCGCTCCTCCGGAGGTCGAGTTCGCCCGAGCCCTCATGCTCGGCTCATCAGACTCCCGAATGGGGGCTCCAGCCGCGAGTTCGGGGAGAGTGCGCAGAGAGAGGGCGGCGTCTCCGGGACTGCGTCCTGTGCCCGCTCCGCGCGTTGCGCTGGCGGGAGGGAGGACGGCCTCCTCAATCATCGACTTGGGGTCGAGGCCGCGCTACCGACAGGGTAAGACCACCCAAACCCTCGTCGGCCTCTTCCACGGCCATGCGCGGCCGCCGCCGGAGTTCGGGGCGTGCGGAACCTTCGTCGTCGCGCACACGCACCCCTCGCTCCTGCTCACCGACGAGAGCGGCCGGACAGTCACGGAGCCCTGCTGGCTCAGAGCCCCCCCAACCCCCGAGGGAAGGAAAAGGTACCCCATGCTCTCGAAGGTGATCGTCATGCCGGCCTTCAGCGACCTGCGCTCCGGCGTTGCTGTGAACGCGCCCGGGGCGCGCCTCCTCGGACCCCTCTTTCGGGCGGCGCTCGTTGACGTCGCGCGGGCCCGTGCAAACCTCATAGACGGGACCTATCTTGGCACGGTCGCCGACCTCCTCGAGCGCAGCGGAGCGGCCGCCGTGGAGGGAACGGGGGTGGCAGATTGA
- a CDS encoding DEAD/DEAH box helicase yields MSVFGLLTEPLRQLLDASGLKEPTEPQELGIPAILLGENVLLLAPTGLGKTEAAVLPVLDRIVRERPPPPSLIYITPLRALNRDLLRRLGDWGRALGVSIGVRHGDTPQRERAEQVRRPPDIFITTPETLQIMLGAPRIRALLKNVRWVVVDEIHELAGDERGWQLAVGLERLVRLAGREVQRIGLSATVGNAEQVAEFLAGVDRRAKVLRVPVGKSMEITVECPPVTEEDSREAERLRCDGRTLATLRRCSSLIEGGSGVLLFTNTRDSAEVLASRLRLWRPELPLGVHHGSLYRDVRVQMEEEFKAGGLRALICTSSLELGIDIGGVELTLQYGSPRQATRLVQRVGRSGHRKGLVSRGVVLAQDADDIAESAVLARRAIAEEVEPVRMRPVPLGVLANQLVALAMGCREVSTDEAYDTLRRSHPFRVLDRETFDRVLEQLVSLGVLWSDGLRGEGGEKGVGEKNGEEGCRGGHGGAGERAPPRSPERYGSRRGTIKFFYENLSMIPDEKTYSVIDITTRRAIGTLDEFFVLTYGEVGVRFVMRGSSWRIVELGEDRVLVEPSPELGAIPGWLGEEIPVPFEVAQEVGRLRARIAEMLEAGGGRTTTGASTAREPAPEGREDPSADGKEGGPARAGPKCPIPHGYPMNEDAWRELVEFVTRQRERGLPVPTDRLVTVEAHRAGRLIVVNACFGTRVNDTLARLLSALLSTRLGAEIGIQTDPYRIALELPAPVRPETVVEQLRRLGPGDAERILKLAVGGSSLLRRELLHTARRFGAVEKGADLQEIRFDRVMKLFKGTPLYEEAVEKTLFERMDIEGMERVLERIRNGDIELLTSPPSPIGEAGVRQRWETMAAGRVERPILLAFKTRLERASLRLVCLACGGTHRGVIKELPPKIQCPYCSGQMVAAVPLWETGSVELVERVARLRRGAGPEGKKQGGRAGRDGKRPAMAGGAGRRATEISMSEEEKKTLMRLRKCASLVLAHGKRALLALAARGVGVDTAARILAFQHETEEEFLRALLAAEVQYARNRRFW; encoded by the coding sequence TTGAGCGTCTTCGGGCTCCTCACCGAGCCGCTCAGGCAGCTGCTAGATGCGAGCGGTCTTAAAGAGCCGACGGAGCCGCAGGAGCTCGGAATTCCGGCGATTCTCTTGGGAGAGAACGTCCTGCTCCTCGCGCCCACGGGCCTTGGCAAGACCGAGGCCGCGGTTCTGCCGGTTCTGGACCGCATCGTGCGCGAGAGACCACCTCCGCCAAGCCTCATCTACATCACGCCCCTGAGGGCCCTGAACCGGGACCTGCTAAGGAGGCTAGGGGACTGGGGGAGGGCGCTTGGCGTGAGCATTGGCGTCAGGCACGGCGACACGCCGCAGAGGGAGAGGGCGGAGCAGGTGAGGAGGCCCCCGGACATATTCATTACGACGCCCGAGACGCTCCAGATAATGCTCGGTGCGCCCAGAATTCGCGCGCTCCTGAAGAACGTGAGATGGGTAGTTGTAGACGAGATTCACGAGCTCGCGGGCGACGAGAGGGGTTGGCAGCTCGCGGTCGGGCTCGAGAGGCTGGTCAGGCTCGCGGGGAGGGAGGTGCAGAGGATAGGCCTCTCCGCGACCGTCGGGAACGCGGAGCAGGTCGCGGAATTCCTTGCTGGAGTGGATAGGAGGGCAAAGGTTCTCAGGGTGCCGGTTGGGAAGAGCATGGAAATCACTGTCGAGTGCCCCCCAGTGACCGAGGAGGATTCGAGGGAGGCCGAGCGCCTCCGGTGCGACGGCAGAACGCTCGCGACCCTCAGGCGATGCAGCTCACTCATTGAAGGTGGGAGCGGGGTGCTCCTCTTCACCAACACGCGCGACAGTGCCGAGGTGCTTGCATCGCGCCTCCGCCTCTGGAGGCCGGAGCTCCCCCTCGGCGTCCACCATGGCTCTCTGTACAGGGACGTTAGGGTCCAGATGGAGGAGGAGTTCAAGGCGGGGGGCCTCAGGGCCCTGATATGCACATCGTCGCTCGAGCTGGGCATAGACATCGGCGGCGTCGAGCTCACGCTCCAGTACGGCTCGCCGAGGCAGGCCACCAGGCTCGTCCAGAGGGTCGGGAGGTCGGGCCACCGTAAGGGACTCGTTTCCAGAGGAGTCGTCCTTGCCCAAGACGCCGACGATATCGCAGAGTCGGCGGTGCTAGCGAGGAGGGCGATCGCGGAGGAGGTCGAGCCGGTCAGGATGAGGCCCGTTCCCCTGGGCGTCCTCGCGAACCAGCTCGTCGCCCTAGCGATGGGTTGCAGGGAGGTATCGACCGACGAGGCCTATGATACCCTCAGGCGCTCCCACCCGTTCCGCGTGCTCGATAGAGAAACATTCGACAGGGTTCTCGAACAGCTCGTCTCTCTCGGTGTTCTCTGGAGCGACGGACTCAGGGGGGAGGGGGGCGAGAAAGGCGTCGGCGAGAAGAATGGAGAGGAGGGGTGTAGGGGGGGTCATGGGGGAGCGGGCGAGCGGGCCCCGCCGCGCTCGCCGGAGAGATACGGCAGCAGGAGGGGCACGATTAAATTCTTCTACGAGAACCTGTCCATGATTCCTGACGAGAAAACCTACAGCGTCATTGACATCACCACCCGCAGGGCGATCGGAACTCTGGACGAGTTTTTTGTGCTCACCTACGGCGAGGTCGGTGTGAGGTTCGTGATGAGGGGCTCGTCTTGGCGGATTGTCGAGCTCGGCGAGGACCGGGTTCTCGTCGAGCCCTCTCCAGAGCTGGGGGCGATTCCGGGCTGGCTGGGCGAGGAGATACCGGTTCCCTTCGAGGTCGCGCAGGAAGTCGGGAGGCTACGGGCGCGCATCGCGGAGATGCTGGAGGCTGGGGGGGGCCGGACCACGACCGGCGCGTCGACGGCGCGGGAGCCGGCGCCGGAGGGCCGTGAGGACCCCAGTGCAGATGGAAAGGAAGGAGGGCCGGCGCGAGCCGGCCCCAAATGCCCGATACCGCACGGCTATCCCATGAACGAGGACGCGTGGAGGGAGCTCGTGGAGTTCGTCACCCGGCAGAGAGAGCGGGGCCTCCCCGTCCCGACGGACAGGCTGGTCACTGTCGAAGCCCATCGCGCTGGAAGGCTGATTGTCGTCAATGCGTGCTTCGGCACGCGCGTCAACGACACTCTCGCCCGGCTCCTCTCGGCGCTCCTATCGACGAGGCTCGGCGCGGAGATTGGAATTCAGACGGACCCCTACAGAATCGCTCTCGAGCTGCCGGCGCCCGTGAGGCCTGAGACAGTCGTAGAGCAGCTGAGGAGGCTGGGCCCCGGCGACGCAGAGAGAATTCTGAAGCTGGCGGTCGGCGGCTCGTCCCTGCTAAGGCGCGAGCTCCTGCACACCGCGCGCAGGTTCGGGGCGGTGGAGAAGGGCGCCGACCTCCAGGAAATAAGGTTCGACCGAGTAATGAAGCTCTTCAAAGGAACACCTCTCTACGAGGAAGCCGTCGAGAAGACCCTCTTCGAGAGAATGGACATCGAGGGCATGGAGAGGGTTCTCGAGAGAATAAGAAACGGTGACATCGAGCTCCTCACATCCCCCCCCTCGCCTATCGGGGAGGCCGGGGTGCGGCAGAGATGGGAGACAATGGCCGCGGGGAGGGTAGAGAGGCCAATTCTCCTCGCCTTCAAGACCCGGCTGGAGAGGGCCTCGCTCCGCCTCGTCTGCCTCGCCTGCGGCGGGACGCACAGAGGGGTGATAAAAGAACTCCCTCCAAAGATACAGTGCCCCTACTGCTCCGGACAAATGGTTGCGGCGGTTCCTTTGTGGGAGACCGGGAGCGTTGAGCTCGTCGAGAGGGTGGCGCGATTGAGGAGGGGTGCGGGCCCGGAGGGGAAAAAGCAAGGTGGCCGCGCCGGGCGCGATGGAAAGCGCCCTGCGATGGCGGGGGGCGCGGGTCGGCGGGCCACTGAAATATCCATGAGCGAGGAGGAGAAAAAGACCCTCATGAGGCTGAGGAAGTGCGCAAGCCTTGTGCTGGCCCACGGAAAAAGGGCGCTGCTGGCGCTGGCTGCTCGCGGCGTCGGCGTTGACACCGCCGCTCGCATCCTTGCATTCCAGCACGAGACCGAGGAGGAGTTCCTGAGGGCCCTCCTCGCCGCAGAGGTCCAGTACGCAAGAAACAGGCGGTTCTGGTGA
- the trxA gene encoding thioredoxin, with the protein MDDRMSDGAVRFRDLKEGKYPEAPVEITDDELDKLTAMFPSVVVDCWAPWCGPCQLMSPTIDELAAEMKGRVVFAKLNTDENEGTAARFRIMAIPTLLFFRKGELAERTMGVLAKKNLQEIIKKTFG; encoded by the coding sequence ATGGATGATAGAATGTCGGATGGAGCTGTTAGGTTCAGGGACCTGAAGGAGGGCAAATATCCTGAGGCCCCGGTGGAGATCACCGACGACGAGCTCGACAAGCTGACGGCGATGTTCCCATCGGTTGTTGTGGATTGCTGGGCCCCCTGGTGCGGTCCATGCCAACTCATGTCCCCGACGATAGATGAGCTGGCAGCGGAGATGAAGGGAAGAGTGGTTTTTGCAAAGCTCAACACGGACGAGAACGAGGGCACAGCCGCGAGGTTCAGAATAATGGCCATCCCTACTCTCTTGTTTTTCAGAAAGGGTGAGCTTGCTGAGAGGACGATGGGCGTTCTGGCCAAAAAGAATCTGCAGGAGATAATAAAAAAGACATTCGGCTAA
- a CDS encoding FKBP-type peptidyl-prolyl cis-trans isomerase, producing MMNKGDIVRLDYDGWTVGAKPEESELFDTTNEALAREKGIFKEDASYGPVPVIIGGERLVKGLEASLLTAEVGKEVEVVIPPAEAFGERDGRKLEVHSLAEVMRLPEFRKGERELVPGEKIVLNNRKGTIVSVRGGRVRVDYNHELAGKTVKYRYTIRQKLETVEEKIAAILELDYDRSDGFRIQVSGTEATITVKEKCKFDPRWALAKLAVVRDLREYAGITTVRFVEEYIKPAEAAAAPEAGPARPAGEGTSAPSPQKEGGSPEAPGGSPEGAEKSAPAGGGERVPTTEN from the coding sequence ATGATGAACAAGGGGGACATAGTGCGCCTAGACTACGACGGCTGGACGGTCGGCGCCAAGCCCGAGGAGAGCGAGCTCTTCGACACCACGAACGAGGCGCTGGCGAGGGAGAAGGGAATCTTCAAGGAGGACGCCTCCTACGGGCCCGTTCCCGTGATCATCGGAGGGGAGAGGCTGGTGAAGGGCCTTGAGGCCTCACTCCTCACCGCCGAGGTTGGGAAGGAGGTCGAGGTGGTGATTCCGCCGGCGGAGGCCTTCGGCGAGAGGGACGGCAGGAAGCTCGAGGTGCACTCGCTGGCCGAGGTGATGCGCCTACCGGAGTTCAGGAAGGGCGAGAGGGAGCTCGTTCCGGGCGAGAAAATTGTGCTGAACAACCGGAAGGGCACGATTGTCTCCGTCCGGGGTGGGAGGGTCAGGGTCGACTACAACCACGAGCTCGCTGGAAAGACTGTGAAATACAGATACACAATCCGCCAGAAGCTGGAGACGGTCGAAGAGAAGATCGCGGCGATTCTGGAGCTGGACTACGACCGGTCCGATGGGTTCAGAATTCAGGTCAGCGGGACCGAGGCGACCATAACCGTGAAGGAGAAATGCAAGTTCGACCCGCGCTGGGCCCTCGCAAAACTCGCGGTGGTCAGGGACCTACGCGAGTACGCCGGAATAACCACCGTCCGCTTTGTCGAGGAGTACATCAAGCCCGCCGAGGCGGCTGCCGCTCCGGAGGCCGGGCCTGCGAGGCCCGCGGGCGAGGGCACGAGCGCTCCCTCGCCTCAAAAAGAGGGCGGGAGCCCGGAGGCCCCGGGCGGGAGTCCCGAGGGTGCGGAGAAGAGCGCCCCGGCCGGGGGCGGGGAGAGGGTTCCAACCACGGAGAATTAG